The following coding sequences lie in one Romeriopsis navalis LEGE 11480 genomic window:
- a CDS encoding LptF/LptG family permease → MSATLKQKPALSVWNPFRVSVLDRYLLKQLLLPFLFGVAAFSSIGVSVGALFDLIRKITTVNLPFEIALQVFFLQIPLYISYALPMSTLLATLMMYSRLSTDSELIALRSAGMSLYRLIMPAVFLSLMITLTSFAFNEAIVPAANYRATTTLETALKADTKKFQEENILSSEYAEVKGEDGKTKRVLSRIFYASEFNGDSLSGLTVLDFSQTGLTQIISADAAKWEVAKGRWKFSDGTIYVVSPDGSYRNIFKFAEQEIQLPRTPLDLANRKQDWMEMNIAELQEALALANSTGDEKQAYKMRLRIQQKLAIPFICLVFGVIGSTLGMRPQRSGKGTSFAISILIIFGYYLVSFICDSLGLLAIFSPIMAAWIPTFLGLGLGGLLLSRASR, encoded by the coding sequence ATGTCAGCCACCCTGAAACAAAAGCCGGCACTCTCTGTTTGGAACCCGTTCCGGGTGTCCGTGCTCGATCGTTACTTGCTGAAACAGTTGCTTTTGCCGTTTCTCTTCGGTGTGGCCGCTTTTTCATCGATCGGTGTATCCGTCGGTGCGCTGTTTGATCTGATTCGCAAAATTACCACGGTCAATCTCCCCTTCGAAATTGCCTTACAGGTATTTTTTCTGCAAATCCCGCTGTACATCAGCTACGCGCTGCCGATGTCAACGCTACTCGCGACACTGATGATGTACAGTCGCCTCTCTACTGACAGCGAACTGATTGCGCTGCGTAGTGCCGGCATGAGTCTTTATCGACTGATCATGCCGGCGGTATTTTTGAGCTTAATGATCACGCTGACCAGCTTTGCCTTCAATGAGGCGATCGTCCCGGCGGCCAACTACCGTGCCACGACAACCCTCGAAACAGCCCTAAAAGCAGACACTAAAAAATTCCAAGAAGAGAATATTCTGTCTTCCGAGTACGCCGAAGTCAAAGGGGAAGATGGCAAAACCAAACGGGTGCTGTCCCGCATCTTTTATGCCAGTGAGTTTAACGGTGACTCCCTATCCGGCTTGACGGTTTTAGATTTCTCACAAACGGGTCTGACCCAAATTATTTCGGCGGATGCAGCCAAATGGGAAGTGGCCAAAGGCCGCTGGAAGTTTTCGGACGGCACAATTTACGTCGTTTCGCCAGACGGCTCCTATCGCAATATCTTCAAATTTGCCGAACAAGAAATTCAGCTCCCACGAACACCCCTGGATCTCGCGAACCGCAAACAAGACTGGATGGAGATGAATATTGCCGAACTCCAGGAAGCCTTGGCCTTAGCCAACAGTACCGGCGATGAAAAGCAAGCCTACAAAATGCGGCTACGGATTCAGCAAAAGTTAGCTATTCCGTTTATTTGTCTCGTTTTTGGGGTAATTGGCTCAACCCTCGGCATGCGGCCCCAGCGATCGGGGAAAGGCACAAGCTTTGCCATTAGTATTCTTATTATTTTTGGCTATTACCTGGTTTCCTTTATCTGTGACTCCCTCGGATTACTCGCGATCTTTTCACCAATTATGGCCGCTTGGATTCCGACCTTCCTCGGCCTCGGCCTCGGCGGTTTACTCCTGAGCCGGGCCTCACGCTAG